The following proteins are encoded in a genomic region of Oryza brachyantha chromosome 11, ObraRS2, whole genome shotgun sequence:
- the LOC102714784 gene encoding mitochondrial dicarboxylate/tricarboxylate transporter DTC-like has protein sequence MAEAKQQQQQPAAAATLASSGVWKTVKPFANGGASGMLATCVIQPIDMVKVRIQLGEGSAGSVTKKMLANEGIGSFYKGLSAGLLRQATYTTARLGSFRVLTNKAVEANDGKPLPLVQKAVIGLTAGAIGACVGSPADLALIRMQADSTLPAAQRRNYKNAFHALYRIVADEGVLALWKGAGPTVVRAMSLNMGMLASYDQSVELFKDKLGAGEITTVLGASAVSGFFASACSLPFDYVKTQIQKMQPDASGKYPYTGSLDCAMKTLQSGGPFKFYTGFPVYCVRIAPHVMMTWIFLNEIQKFEKRLGV, from the exons atggcggaggcgaagcagcagcagcagcagccggcggcggcggcgacgctggcGTCGAGCGGGGTGTGGAAGACGGTGAAGCCCTTCGCCAACGGCGGCGCCTCCGGGATGCTCGCCACCTGCGTCATCCAGCCCATCGACATGGTCAAG GTGAGGATCCAGTTGGGTGAGGGCTCAGCAGGTAGTGTCACCAAGAAGATGCTTGCTAATGAGGGAATTGGTTCCTTCTATAAG GGGTTGTCTGCTGGTTTGCTAAGACAAGCAACATACACAACCGCTCGTCTTGGATCCTTTAG GGTTCTAACAAACAAAGCAGTTGAAGCAAATGATGGGAAGCCACTACCTCTAGTTCAGAAAGCTGTTATTGGCCTCACTGCTGGAGCAATTGGAGCGTGTGTTGGTAGTCCTGCGGATTTGGCACTCATTAGAATGCAGGCTGATTCAACCTTGCCAGCAGCCCAAAGACGCAACTATAAGAATGCTTTTCATGCACTTTACCGTATTGTTGCTGATGAAGGTGTTCTAGCACTCTGGAAGGGTGCAGGTCCAACTGTAGTGAGAGCTATGTCCCTAAATATGGGCATGCTTGCATCATATGACCAGAGTGTGGAGTTATTTAAAGACAAATTAGGTGCTGGAGAAATTACTACTGTACTTG GGGCCAGTGCTGTTTCAGGATTCTTTGCATCTGCTTGCAGTTTACCCTTTGATTATGTGAAGACACAGATTCAAAAGATGCAGCCCGATGCTTCTGGGAAGTATCCATACACTGGGTCCCTTGACTGTGCCATGAAGACCTTGCAAAGTGGAGGCCCATTTAAGTTCTACACTGGCTTTCCTGTGTACTGTGTCAGGATTGCACCACATGTCATG ATGACTTGGATATTTCTGAATGAGATCCAGAAGTTCGAGAAGCGTTTAGGCGTTTAA
- the LOC102715066 gene encoding serine carboxypeptidase-like 7, which produces MALRLTSLLVVVLLCFVPSLFPRRLVSGADPDHRTTHVASLPGFDGDLPFHLETGYVTVDEESGAELFYYFIESEGDPGADPVLLWLTGGDRCSVLSAIFYEIGPVKLVVEPYDGSTPRLRYHPYSWTKAASILFVDSPVGAGFSFSRDPSGYDVGEVSTSLQLVKFVYKWFGDHPEYLANSFYVGGDSSAGKLIPFIVHKISEDIEAGMEPNLSLKGYLLGNPGTGELQFDVGSRVPYAHGMGIISDQSYETITRDCQGDEYYNPKNLICSQQMNRFYDLLNEISTEHVLYKKCIEVFPGPDDNTHNRIMLEGTAELEHLAAAPPLDCITYGYYLSYYWVNRDITWEALGIKKGSIKRWVRCHQRDLPYSEDMGSTIEYHRNLTSKGYRALIYSGDHDSLIPFVGTQSWVRSLNFPILDDWRSWHIEGQSAGFTITYSNNMTFATVKGGGHTAPEYQPERCYAMFRRWISNEPL; this is translated from the exons ATGGCGTTACGGCTCACCAGCTTGCTCGTCGTCGTGCTCCTCTGCTTCGTCCCAAGCTTATTTCCTCGCCGTCTCGTCTCCGGGGCCGACCCCGACCACCGGACGACACATGTCGCCAGCCTCCCGGGCTTCGACGGCGACCTGCCCTTCCACCTCGAGACAGG GTACGTGACCGTCGACGAGGAGAGCGGCGCGGAGCTCTTCTACTACTTCATCGAGTCGGAGGGCGACCCCGGCGCCGACCCCGTCCTCCTctggctcaccggcggcgaccgctGCTCCGTGCTCAGCGCCATCTTCTACGAGATCG GCCCGGTGAAGCTGGTCGTCGAGCCCTACGACGGCAGCACGCCGCGGCTGCGGTACCACCCCTACTCGTGGACCAAGGCCGCCAGCATCCTGTTCGTCGACTCGCCGGTGGGCGCCGGCTTCTCCTTCTCCCGGGACCCCAGCGGCTACGACGTCGGCGAGGTCTCCACGTCGCTGCAGCTCGTGAAATTTGTCTACAAG TGGTTCGGTGACCATCCTGAATACTTGGCAAATTCGTTCTACGTCGGTGGAGACTCCTCCGCTGGAAAACTCATTCCGTTTATCGTGCACAAGATTTCAGAAG ATATTGAAGCTGGGATGGAACCGAATCTTAGTCTCAAG GGCTATCTGTTAGGTAACCCAGGCACAGGTGAGCTGCAGTTTGACGTTGGATCAAGAGTGCCGTATGCTCATGGAATGGGGATCATCTCAGACCAAAGCTACGAG ACCATAACGAGGGACTGCCAGGGGGATGAGTATTACAACCCCAAGAATTTAATTTGCAGCCAGCAAATGAACAGGTTCTATGAT CTGCTCAACGAAATTTCGACAGAACATGTTCTTTACAAGAAATGCATTGAAGTGTTCCCTGGGCCAGACGACAATACTCATAACAGAATTATGCTGGAGGGAACTGCAGAACTTGAGCATCTGGCAGCAGCTCCCCCCTTGGATTGCATT ACATATGGATACTATCTTTCATATTATTGGGTTAATAGAGACATTACTTGGGAGGCTCTCGGGATCAAGAAG GGAAGCATCAAGAGGTGGGTAAGATGTCATCAACGGGATCTACCCTATTCAGAGGATATGGGGAGCACCATAGAGTACCATCGTAATCTTACATCGAAAGGTTATCGTGCTTTGATATATAG TGGCGACCATGATTCTCTTATACCCTTCGTTGGCACACAATCCTGGGTCAGATCGCTGAACTTCCCCATTCTGGATGACTGGAGATCATGGCATATAGAGGGACAATCTGCAGG ATTCACCATAACATATTCAAACAACATGACTTTTGCAACTGTTAAG GGTGGTGGACACACTGCACCGGAGTACCAGCCAGAGAGATGTTATGCCATGTTCAGGCGTTGGATCTCCAACGAACCACTTTGA